A single window of Bacillus mesophilus DNA harbors:
- a CDS encoding GGDEF domain-containing protein: MEKKDVTVLQQQVTLLRAEGKYKEAIGASYELIKLGNEMNSHKSLLVAYLNLAASYYCIGDIEEAFNNIEAYSEICRDRGDETDHLQLFNVLFLLYDYNKDYDRAKQTLAKSIELGEKLAKYNIISNGYSNLSHVLMLEEKFEEALHAAEQGLKIAKLHTPASPILEIRVSLNIALAYIGLGELEVADTLIKEIENQSVLDSFIREKSQSYILRGKWHVKQKNWKEAMESFNSAKELVVTYQDLYLLKTIQEERCKICDEMGDIQLGYLIQKEYISLLNEINQRELSLKAIKLEVKHHISEMERKANLDFLSGISNRSYLETTANDWLKKAHKENENVVCIAFDVDDFKTINDKYGHLCGDEVIKQVGKVCKETFSENDLIGRYGGDEFVILLYGETIEQSLLKVEKLKIALRKLHIESKSESLAIKTSIGVADNQKGQVKEFKDLFLLADQSLYLAKQNGKDQVLLYTAMHE; the protein is encoded by the coding sequence ATGGAGAAAAAAGACGTAACTGTACTTCAGCAGCAAGTTACTTTACTTAGAGCAGAAGGTAAGTATAAGGAAGCGATTGGGGCTAGTTATGAGTTAATCAAACTAGGTAATGAAATGAACAGCCATAAGTCTTTGCTAGTGGCATATTTAAATCTAGCAGCCTCTTATTATTGTATAGGTGATATAGAAGAAGCATTTAATAATATAGAAGCATATAGTGAGATTTGTAGGGACCGTGGAGATGAAACAGACCACCTCCAACTTTTTAATGTTCTGTTTTTGCTATATGACTATAATAAAGATTACGACCGTGCAAAACAGACCCTGGCGAAAAGTATTGAGTTAGGAGAAAAGCTGGCTAAATACAATATTATCAGTAATGGATATAGCAATTTAAGTCACGTTCTTATGCTAGAAGAAAAATTTGAGGAAGCATTACACGCAGCTGAGCAAGGATTGAAAATAGCGAAACTACATACTCCTGCCAGTCCTATATTAGAAATTCGTGTTAGTCTAAATATCGCTCTGGCGTATATTGGATTGGGAGAGTTGGAGGTTGCGGATACCCTCATTAAAGAGATTGAGAATCAATCAGTCCTTGATTCATTCATAAGAGAGAAGTCACAAAGTTATATCTTGAGAGGTAAATGGCATGTGAAGCAGAAGAATTGGAAGGAAGCAATGGAATCCTTCAATTCAGCAAAGGAACTTGTGGTAACCTACCAAGATCTGTATTTACTTAAAACCATTCAAGAGGAACGCTGTAAGATTTGTGATGAAATGGGTGATATACAGCTTGGGTATCTTATTCAAAAAGAGTATATTTCACTGCTAAATGAAATCAATCAACGAGAGCTATCTTTAAAAGCGATCAAGCTTGAAGTCAAACATCATATTTCTGAAATGGAACGAAAGGCTAATTTGGACTTTCTGTCAGGGATTTCTAACCGAAGTTACCTAGAAACAACTGCAAATGATTGGCTCAAAAAGGCCCATAAAGAAAATGAAAACGTTGTCTGTATTGCTTTTGATGTGGATGATTTTAAAACAATAAATGATAAGTATGGCCATTTATGTGGAGATGAGGTCATCAAACAAGTAGGTAAGGTGTGTAAAGAAACATTTAGTGAAAATGACCTGATTGGCCGATACGGTGGGGACGAGTTTGTTATCCTCCTATATGGTGAAACGATAGAACAAAGCCTGTTGAAAGTTGAAAAACTAAAAATAGCTCTACGAAAGTTACACATTGAAAGTAAAAGTGAATCACTAGCTATTAAGACGAGTATTGGTGTCGCTGACAACCAAAAAGGACAAGTAAAAGAATTTAAAGACCTTTTTCTTCTAGCTGATCAGAGTCTCTATCTAGCAAAACAGAATGGGAAGGATCAAGTCTTACTATATACTGCGATGCATGAATAA
- a CDS encoding YheC/YheD family protein — translation MNPQYLGIIIPKSTYDRMPVLTSNDRSMFSIWENTAKRHQLIPCYFRFFDIQPGVETISAFVKEGNEYQRKQIPSPSVIYSRVLDHLPAFRSHIKSLQNDGKTIFNVPNYDVEKYKIHQILKQDPYLKEHLPETEVLTIESLNKMASNYSTLILKKSYGEFGKGAMKLEKIDKENWCLSYKSKKDEPLKRVLFNKKIPSLLKKRVTKKTYIIQELIPLATFQGNPFDMRVAVQRNIQGHFQVSGIMCKVAKNQEFLTNGAQGGTTYTLEEIAAQSHPTIPLGTLQARISDFSIDLCKYLSNYFPHLADLGLDIGVTKEGKPYFIECNFISDYADGIFKNGELINEDWEAVFRTPIEYARYLLEKG, via the coding sequence GTGAATCCACAATATCTAGGTATTATTATTCCGAAGTCAACCTATGACAGGATGCCAGTCTTAACAAGCAATGACCGTAGCATGTTTTCGATATGGGAAAACACGGCAAAACGCCATCAGCTTATTCCTTGTTATTTTCGCTTCTTTGACATTCAACCGGGAGTGGAAACGATTTCTGCTTTTGTGAAAGAGGGAAACGAGTATCAACGGAAACAAATCCCTAGCCCTAGCGTGATCTATTCAAGAGTGTTGGATCACCTTCCCGCTTTTCGTTCACATATTAAATCCCTTCAAAACGATGGGAAAACAATATTTAATGTGCCAAATTACGATGTAGAAAAATATAAAATTCATCAAATCCTTAAGCAGGATCCGTATTTGAAGGAGCATTTACCTGAAACTGAAGTTCTAACCATTGAATCCTTAAATAAAATGGCCTCCAACTACTCAACATTAATTTTAAAGAAAAGCTATGGAGAATTCGGAAAAGGTGCAATGAAGCTGGAGAAAATCGATAAAGAGAATTGGTGTTTATCGTATAAGTCAAAGAAAGATGAACCTTTAAAAAGAGTTCTTTTCAACAAAAAAATCCCTTCCCTATTAAAAAAGCGTGTAACGAAAAAGACGTATATTATTCAGGAGTTAATTCCTCTAGCTACTTTTCAAGGCAATCCCTTTGATATGAGAGTAGCTGTCCAAAGGAATATACAGGGACATTTCCAAGTATCAGGAATCATGTGTAAAGTTGCAAAAAATCAGGAGTTTCTTACAAACGGTGCACAAGGAGGAACTACTTATACGTTAGAAGAAATTGCAGCCCAATCTCACCCTACAATCCCCTTAGGTACTTTACAAGCTAGAATAAGCGACTTTTCCATTGATCTATGTAAGTATCTATCAAACTACTTTCCACATCTTGCTGATTTGGGTTTAGACATTGGAGTAACGAAGGAAGGAAAACCATATTTTATTGAGTGTAACTTTATATCGGATTACGCAGACGGGATATTTAAGAACGGAGAACTTATTAATGAGGATTGGGAAGCGGTTTTTCGTACACCGATCGAATATGCAAGATATTTACTAGAAAAAGGCTGA
- a CDS encoding Mur ligase family protein, which produces MKELLLQDVLSVIEGKVVRGNPAQTIKSVASYDDHVITDHTLVFIKKKRKSFPLPQHTNSVIVVTSNPAKLKGVKEDTTVVVVENVKKAYFNFVDYYRNLFTLPVIGVTGTCGKTTTKEMISWILSKEHKVVSTIKSKNGLKRNLDYLMNMDETTDHAVFEMGVSGPNQLLYSAHYFKPQIGIITTIGTDHIEGFKSQDAYIREKASMISAVKNGTMILNSDDKISKELDLKSFKGNVVYVGTDASAHFRGHSISFNHEKAGMDFVLSYKGGNYPCFVPGYGSHNVYNALAALAATSLVGVSLKEAINRLQTFKHIERHLQFHDGFRGSLIIDDTWNTNPTSIQAALEVLRETAKGRKKVAIIGEIEELGQYSVAEHEKVGELVVNYDVDVLITIGHQSKPVCRKAVEMGMDPSAVYTINDKNSLLKLLLQVIDSNTAVLFKTSMRRSFKDVMKKLIK; this is translated from the coding sequence GTGAAAGAGCTTTTATTGCAAGATGTATTATCCGTTATAGAAGGGAAAGTCGTTCGTGGAAATCCAGCTCAGACCATTAAGAGTGTTGCCAGTTATGATGATCACGTTATTACAGACCATACGTTAGTATTTATTAAAAAAAAGAGAAAATCATTCCCATTACCTCAACATACTAATTCGGTAATCGTGGTTACCTCAAACCCAGCCAAGCTAAAGGGTGTGAAGGAGGACACAACCGTCGTAGTGGTTGAAAATGTTAAGAAAGCTTATTTTAACTTTGTGGATTACTATCGCAATCTTTTTACCCTTCCAGTCATTGGAGTGACAGGTACTTGCGGGAAAACGACAACAAAAGAAATGATATCGTGGATTTTATCTAAAGAACATAAAGTAGTAAGTACGATAAAAAGTAAGAATGGATTAAAACGAAATTTAGATTATTTAATGAATATGGATGAAACGACAGATCATGCAGTATTTGAAATGGGTGTATCAGGTCCCAATCAACTTCTTTACTCCGCCCATTACTTTAAGCCGCAGATTGGAATCATCACTACCATTGGAACCGATCACATTGAAGGCTTTAAAAGTCAGGATGCATATATTAGAGAAAAAGCCTCGATGATCTCTGCCGTCAAAAATGGTACCATGATTCTCAATAGTGATGATAAAATCTCAAAGGAGTTAGATTTAAAGTCATTTAAAGGAAATGTCGTCTATGTTGGAACAGATGCTTCGGCTCATTTTAGAGGTCATTCGATTTCCTTTAATCATGAAAAGGCTGGAATGGATTTTGTGCTCTCTTATAAGGGTGGAAATTATCCGTGTTTTGTACCTGGATATGGTTCTCACAATGTGTATAACGCATTAGCGGCTTTAGCTGCAACTTCATTAGTCGGTGTAAGCTTAAAAGAGGCGATTAATCGACTTCAAACATTTAAGCATATAGAAAGGCATCTTCAGTTTCATGATGGCTTCCGTGGGTCACTCATCATCGATGATACATGGAATACAAACCCAACATCCATTCAAGCTGCACTTGAAGTGTTAAGGGAAACGGCAAAGGGCAGAAAAAAGGTTGCCATCATAGGGGAAATTGAAGAACTTGGGCAATATTCGGTTGCGGAACATGAAAAGGTTGGAGAATTGGTGGTTAACTATGACGTAGATGTATTAATTACAATTGGTCATCAGAGTAAACCAGTTTGTCGTAAAGCCGTAGAAATGGGTATGGATCCATCAGCTGTTTATACGATCAATGACAAAAATTCTTTATTAAAGCTTCTACTACAAGTAATTGATTCGAATACGGCTGTCTTGTTTAAAACCTCGATGAGAAGATCCTTTAAGGATGTAATGAAAAAGCTAATCAAGTAA
- a CDS encoding YheC/YheD family protein, whose protein sequence is MYTIHSCSNTVRTVKFPVHLLKDTEVPKDIQFGVSRIQVDVVISDEIEGNQITISNDVQQALELPLSCQYELRFKNGVLVIGPFIGILAEVTDKKLEPLLRSYTSFVKGYEKIGGAIMVFSLSGINEEDRRISGYLYDPSSKKWRTTTLPYPSSILSIIEASLTSDWSLFQSKMEHLLSVLGPRVFNFPHFSKWEMHNILSPKLSHSLPDTICYQDPVDVLDMVIKHGNVYVKPINGRLGRKIYRIIKAPQKIAVEYTYRKKNRIKYFTSNEKFLLFIKEQLIPKAYLIQEAIPLMIQGDRVIDFRMIMVKNELGKWENIGIFSRFGKKGSIVSNISSGGHTELAELTLQTIWKLSNEEINEVKRNMLHIANQSLQLLEEQGYHFGNIGFDLGLEANRKIYIIEINHQNPDPYIALFAKEKGLFYLTRFKNMMYAKKLAGF, encoded by the coding sequence ATGTATACCATTCATTCATGTAGCAACACAGTTCGTACCGTGAAATTCCCTGTTCATTTATTGAAAGATACAGAGGTACCCAAAGACATTCAATTTGGTGTAAGCCGTATACAGGTAGATGTTGTTATTTCTGATGAGATAGAAGGAAATCAAATCACCATTTCAAATGATGTACAACAAGCCTTAGAACTTCCACTTTCATGTCAGTATGAGCTTCGCTTTAAAAATGGGGTTCTCGTCATAGGGCCGTTTATTGGGATTCTTGCGGAGGTAACGGATAAAAAGTTGGAGCCATTACTCCGTAGCTATACCAGCTTTGTAAAAGGATATGAGAAAATAGGTGGGGCGATTATGGTGTTCTCGCTTAGTGGGATTAATGAGGAAGACAGAAGGATCTCTGGATATCTTTATGACCCTTCTTCAAAAAAGTGGAGGACTACAACCCTTCCCTATCCTTCTTCCATCCTATCAATTATCGAAGCAAGCCTTACTTCTGATTGGAGCTTGTTCCAAAGCAAAATGGAACATTTACTCTCAGTCCTAGGTCCTCGTGTGTTTAACTTCCCTCATTTTTCAAAATGGGAGATGCATAACATCCTATCTCCTAAGCTTTCTCATAGCTTGCCAGATACGATATGTTATCAAGATCCTGTGGATGTATTAGACATGGTGATCAAGCACGGCAATGTCTATGTAAAACCAATTAACGGTCGGTTAGGAAGAAAGATTTATAGAATTATAAAAGCTCCACAAAAAATTGCTGTGGAATATACTTATAGAAAGAAAAACAGAATTAAGTATTTTACAAGTAACGAGAAGTTCCTATTGTTTATTAAAGAACAATTGATACCTAAAGCCTATTTAATTCAAGAAGCCATTCCTTTAATGATACAGGGAGACAGAGTCATTGATTTTCGGATGATTATGGTTAAAAACGAACTAGGAAAGTGGGAGAATATTGGCATATTCTCTCGATTTGGGAAAAAAGGTAGTATCGTCAGTAATATTAGCTCTGGAGGACACACAGAATTAGCAGAACTAACCCTCCAAACCATTTGGAAACTATCCAATGAAGAGATCAATGAAGTGAAAAGGAATATGTTACACATTGCTAATCAAAGTCTGCAGCTACTTGAAGAACAAGGCTATCACTTTGGAAATATTGGTTTCGATCTAGGACTAGAAGCAAATCGCAAAATATATATTATCGAAATTAATCATCAAAACCCAGACCCCTACATTGCCTTATTTGCTAAAGAAAAAGGATTATTTTATCTAACTCGTTTCAAAAATATGATGTATGCGAAAAAACTAGCTGGCTTTTAA
- a CDS encoding flavin reductase family protein gives MEFNPSELEVKEVYKLLSGSVVPRPIAWVSTISDSGVLNLAPYSFFTVVSRNPPMLCISVGPGVGEREGTEKDTLVNIRTQKEFVINVVPTFLGNEMEKSAENVPTTVNEFELAGVTPIDSSVVKPKRVKEAPIQMECQLEQIIELGSDHLIIGRMVRYHIEEDYYLGNYKVNLDKLQPLGRLAGNYSENKDFFYLPRDRK, from the coding sequence ATGGAATTTAATCCGTCAGAATTAGAGGTAAAAGAAGTCTATAAGCTATTAAGTGGTTCTGTTGTGCCTAGACCGATTGCATGGGTTTCCACTATATCAGACTCGGGAGTTTTAAACCTTGCACCTTATAGCTTTTTTACAGTGGTATCTAGAAACCCACCTATGCTATGCATATCAGTTGGGCCTGGAGTAGGGGAAAGAGAAGGGACGGAGAAGGATACATTAGTCAATATCCGGACCCAAAAGGAGTTTGTCATAAACGTAGTACCTACCTTCTTAGGGAATGAAATGGAAAAGAGTGCAGAAAATGTACCAACTACCGTTAATGAATTTGAACTAGCAGGAGTTACGCCCATCGACAGTAGTGTTGTAAAACCCAAAAGGGTAAAAGAAGCTCCCATCCAAATGGAGTGCCAGCTAGAACAGATTATTGAGTTAGGTAGTGATCATTTAATCATTGGGAGAATGGTCAGATACCACATAGAAGAAGACTACTATTTAGGTAACTACAAAGTGAATTTAGATAAACTTCAGCCGCTAGGAAGATTAGCGGGGAATTATAGTGAAAATAAGGACTTTTTCTATTTGCCAAGAGATCGTAAATAG
- a CDS encoding fasciclin domain-containing protein, with translation MKVKGIIVMMVFVMVMSLSSGVLAQGNGAKRGPTITDTVVSTASADNPEFTILLAALQQAELGGVLDGKRQFTVFAPTDAAFANLLEALNVTPEQLLTNPDLASILLYHVVPGRINASDLEDGMLLRTINGQKIKISLGETAKVNDSTIVKADISASNGVIHVIDAVLIPE, from the coding sequence ATGAAAGTAAAAGGTATTATTGTCATGATGGTCTTTGTTATGGTCATGTCTCTCTCATCAGGTGTACTAGCACAAGGAAATGGCGCAAAAAGAGGTCCGACTATTACGGATACAGTTGTAAGTACGGCAAGTGCAGATAACCCAGAGTTTACAATTCTACTAGCTGCACTTCAACAAGCAGAATTGGGTGGGGTATTAGATGGGAAGCGTCAGTTTACCGTCTTCGCACCTACAGATGCAGCATTTGCAAATCTTTTGGAAGCGTTAAATGTTACTCCAGAACAATTACTTACAAATCCAGATTTAGCTAGTATTCTGTTATATCATGTTGTACCTGGAAGAATAAATGCCTCTGATTTAGAGGATGGAATGTTGTTACGAACGATAAATGGCCAGAAGATTAAAATCTCTCTTGGCGAAACTGCAAAAGTTAATGATTCTACCATTGTTAAAGCTGACATTTCAGCTTCTAATGGAGTCATCCATGTGATCGATGCAGTGTTGATTCCTGAGTAA
- a CDS encoding family 14 glycosylhydrolase translates to MKTFLKHMSIRLAIILLIATSIFATPASADIESNYKAYVMAPLTKITDWTAFANQLATLKNNGVYALTTDVWWGDVESAGDNTFNWSYYRQYAQVVRNSGLKWVPILSTHQCGGNVGDDCNIPLPSWVWSKGTQDLLTHKSETGYVNRETLSPWASGVISTQYNELYRSFAQNFADYKDIIVKIYLSGGPAGELRFPSYVSADGFNYPNRGKLQAYTETAKNDFRNAMQTKYGTLSSLNTAWQTNLTSWSSVSPPTDGDNFFTSGAAYNKQYGKDFMAWYQGVLVKHLALIAQAAQTNFGSTFGVPIGAKIAGIHWKMNDPYMPRSAEYSAGYYNYATILDQFKTSNLDLTFTCLEMDDNSAYTSPYYSAPKSLVTQIANLATQRGIVLNGENALAISSSDAGYSISRYQNAAQHLFNEGFSGFTLLRLANIVNADGSKTAEMDRFRDILVVKPINVEFTVRYAPTVNGDTVYVTGNRWETGMWNSSDGKMIKLSWDSTNQVWRGTGTIAAGRYNEFKAVIVKSNGSMNWEPGSNNIWTTPSTNSNYIINW, encoded by the coding sequence ATGAAAACATTTTTGAAACACATGAGTATTAGACTAGCTATTATATTGTTGATTGCTACTAGTATTTTTGCCACACCTGCATCTGCTGACATTGAGTCAAATTATAAAGCATATGTCATGGCGCCTTTAACAAAAATAACCGATTGGACAGCGTTTGCTAATCAGCTGGCAACACTGAAGAATAATGGTGTATATGCTTTAACGACAGATGTTTGGTGGGGAGATGTTGAGTCAGCAGGAGATAATACGTTCAACTGGTCCTATTATAGACAATATGCTCAAGTCGTGAGAAACTCAGGCTTAAAATGGGTACCCATTCTTTCCACACATCAATGTGGGGGAAATGTTGGGGATGATTGTAATATTCCACTTCCTTCGTGGGTGTGGAGCAAAGGAACACAAGACTTATTAACTCATAAATCGGAAACGGGATATGTGAATAGAGAAACACTCAGTCCATGGGCATCTGGAGTGATTAGTACACAATATAACGAGCTTTATCGATCTTTTGCTCAGAACTTTGCCGACTATAAGGACATTATTGTGAAAATCTACTTAAGTGGTGGACCAGCAGGAGAGCTTCGTTTTCCATCGTATGTTTCAGCAGATGGTTTTAACTATCCTAATAGAGGAAAGCTACAAGCATATACAGAAACAGCAAAGAATGATTTTCGTAATGCGATGCAAACAAAATACGGAACATTAAGCAGTTTAAATACCGCTTGGCAAACCAATTTAACCTCATGGAGTAGTGTATCTCCTCCAACAGATGGAGACAATTTCTTCACTAGTGGGGCCGCTTATAATAAGCAATACGGAAAAGATTTCATGGCATGGTACCAAGGAGTGCTAGTCAAGCACTTAGCATTAATTGCACAAGCAGCACAAACCAACTTTGGTTCTACTTTTGGAGTACCGATCGGAGCAAAAATCGCAGGAATTCATTGGAAGATGAATGATCCATATATGCCTCGATCTGCAGAGTACTCAGCTGGTTACTATAACTATGCTACAATCTTAGATCAATTCAAGACAAGTAACTTAGATTTAACCTTTACTTGCTTAGAGATGGATGATAATAGTGCCTATACAAGTCCTTATTACTCGGCACCAAAATCACTCGTCACACAAATTGCCAACCTAGCTACACAAAGAGGAATTGTATTAAATGGAGAAAATGCTCTTGCCATTTCAAGCTCTGATGCCGGATATAGTATATCTAGATATCAAAATGCCGCGCAGCATCTATTTAATGAAGGATTTAGTGGCTTTACCTTACTAAGACTAGCAAACATTGTGAATGCAGACGGTAGCAAAACTGCTGAAATGGATCGTTTTAGGGATATTTTAGTAGTAAAGCCTATTAACGTTGAGTTTACAGTTCGTTATGCACCTACTGTTAACGGAGATACAGTGTATGTGACAGGTAATCGTTGGGAAACCGGAATGTGGAACAGTTCAGATGGAAAGATGATTAAGCTTTCATGGGACAGCACCAACCAAGTATGGAGAGGCACAGGAACCATTGCCGCAGGAAGATACAACGAATTTAAAGCCGTGATCGTTAAATCTAACGGTAGTATGAACTGGGAGCCAGGCAGTAATAATATCTGGACCACTCCATCCACTAACAGTAACTACATTATAAATTGGTAA
- a CDS encoding ABC transporter ATP-binding protein, with amino-acid sequence MLLDVRIKEAGYQQASSVIKHIHFSVRRGELVGLIGPNGAGKSTTIKTILGIMKHVKGTIHAQDFAYIPERPIFYDRLTLWEHIEFLFSTLALNEKDLQQQAEELLKIFQLSHVIHQFPESFSKGMQQKCMLILAFLKKPDLYIIDEPFMGLDPKATKRLLDLLKREQDRGAGILMSTHVLDTAEKVCDRFVLLSNGQLVLQGTLDEIRVDSGLEDGSLFDCFDVCTERDIYVS; translated from the coding sequence TTGCTTTTAGATGTAAGGATTAAGGAGGCTGGATATCAACAAGCAAGCTCCGTCATTAAGCATATACATTTTTCGGTTCGCCGAGGAGAATTGGTTGGGTTAATTGGACCAAACGGTGCTGGAAAAAGTACTACAATTAAAACGATATTAGGTATCATGAAACATGTAAAAGGAACCATTCATGCACAAGATTTTGCCTATATTCCGGAGCGACCCATTTTCTATGATCGTCTAACGTTATGGGAGCATATTGAGTTTCTGTTTTCAACGTTGGCACTTAACGAAAAAGACCTTCAACAACAAGCAGAGGAACTACTAAAGATTTTTCAGTTGTCTCATGTTATTCACCAATTTCCAGAAAGCTTTTCAAAAGGAATGCAGCAAAAGTGTATGCTGATTCTCGCATTCTTAAAGAAACCTGATTTGTATATTATTGATGAACCTTTTATGGGACTTGATCCGAAAGCGACGAAACGATTATTAGACTTACTGAAGCGTGAACAAGATAGAGGAGCAGGAATCTTAATGTCTACTCATGTTCTTGATACTGCCGAAAAGGTCTGTGACCGATTTGTACTACTGTCAAATGGACAGTTAGTTTTACAAGGTACACTGGATGAAATAAGAGTGGATAGTGGACTTGAAGATGGCTCTTTATTTGACTGTTTTGATGTATGTACAGAGAGGGACATATATGTCAGCTAA
- a CDS encoding ABC transporter permease — protein MSAKQLFFRRLVREWKDQWHIFHSVLDWSVLLYIAIPSIVFGTLFYIDLWRNVDLYWHPDFPILLILLPVLLVSTMGNFRTYLLKADLLFLIQRKKTIHTLKILGFFYTFVLKTINSLVLVFMVTPVMLKVYYYSFEDLMNLALYLLAFSLTFLTVNKIIDHRLIKWSILFLLFVGATLGALFPNQYVSSICIVVVVVSHLTYIIKNNHWFLREIEIEEYEKTKYVRLIINFSAEVEKAPSSTFKKPILLWRKSGRIFKERSQQNGLLELILKGFLRDRGLFFTYLQLMLLTCTAIYILPFWLKWVIWILFFLFINLWTKALYTKLMSSPFFSVVPTNEGIELEVCNRFIKLLTLPPVLFTGMLSVLSTIL, from the coding sequence ATGTCAGCTAAACAGCTTTTCTTCAGACGACTAGTAAGAGAATGGAAAGATCAATGGCATATTTTCCATTCTGTATTAGATTGGAGCGTTTTATTATATATCGCCATTCCTTCTATTGTTTTTGGTACTCTCTTTTATATAGACCTTTGGAGAAATGTTGATCTGTATTGGCATCCGGATTTCCCAATTCTCTTGATCTTACTTCCTGTTTTATTGGTGTCAACAATGGGTAACTTTAGAACCTATCTTCTGAAAGCTGACTTGTTGTTCTTAATACAAAGAAAAAAAACGATTCATACTTTAAAAATTCTGGGGTTTTTTTATACATTTGTGCTGAAAACCATAAACTCGCTAGTCTTGGTATTTATGGTCACACCCGTCATGTTAAAAGTATACTACTATTCATTTGAAGATCTCATGAACCTAGCACTGTATCTTTTAGCATTCTCCCTTACTTTTTTAACGGTTAATAAAATAATAGATCACCGATTAATTAAATGGAGTATTCTATTCCTTCTCTTTGTGGGAGCCACTCTTGGTGCCTTATTCCCTAACCAATACGTTAGTTCCATTTGTATTGTAGTCGTTGTTGTTTCACATTTAACCTACATAATTAAGAACAATCATTGGTTTTTAAGAGAAATTGAAATTGAAGAATATGAAAAAACGAAGTATGTCAGACTTATTATTAATTTTTCAGCTGAAGTAGAAAAGGCACCTTCTAGTACCTTTAAAAAGCCAATCCTCTTATGGAGAAAATCAGGACGTATTTTTAAAGAGAGGAGTCAACAAAACGGACTATTAGAGTTGATTTTAAAAGGATTTCTCCGAGATCGAGGTTTATTCTTTACCTATCTTCAACTTATGCTTTTAACTTGTACCGCCATATATATCCTTCCCTTTTGGTTGAAATGGGTCATATGGATCTTATTCTTCCTGTTTATCAATTTATGGACAAAAGCACTGTATACTAAATTGATGAGCAGTCCCTTCTTTTCAGTAGTACCAACTAATGAAGGCATAGAATTAGAGGTTTGTAACAGATTTATTAAACTACTTACCCTTCCACCTGTTTTGTTCACAGGGATGTTATCCGTACTCTCAACTATTCTCTAA